In the Nicotiana tabacum cultivar K326 chromosome 16, ASM71507v2, whole genome shotgun sequence genome, one interval contains:
- the LOC142170268 gene encoding uncharacterized protein LOC142170268 codes for MNAIIWNIRSVTTQQAFERLTKMHRQNHYEFVGLMEPKQQAKKLKRYRNKIGLAQAISNVSNKIWAFIDEVFEVTIMYNMVQQLTLRLFHTESHVEFVLTLVYAKCDAIERIELWDSLYAMARDMDAPWLVGGDFNVIWDEEEKFGGLPVSLNEIDDFRHCVNTCNLFDLGFKGSIFTWWNGRAEEDCIFKRLDRCLANVEFQQTFPGIEVQHLSKTGSDHSPMYLKCDIETPPIKKPFKFLNFWVEHATFKDVVKENWTADFSANPYILFNHKLKKLKKALSLWSKATFGDIFQKIASMEEVVMVHEAEFEANPTGMNRERLQKVQAKLIKCLALEEKYWQQKAGMTWFKEGDRNTKFFHAQVRGRRKRLQLNRIQNSGGTWIEDEQEIAEEAIKFYEE; via the coding sequence atgaatgctATCATTTGGAATATAAGGTCAGTCACCACACAGCAGGCCTTTGAAAGGTTGACAAAAATGCACAGGCAAAATCACTATGAATTTGTAGGATTAATGGAGCCAAAGCAACAAGCAAAAAAACTAAAAAGGTACAGAAATAAGATAGGACTTGCACAGGCAATTTCAAATGTTTCCAACAAGATCTGGGCTTTCATAGATGAGGTATTTGAGGTAACTATTATGTACAATATGGTGCAACAATTAACACTACGCTTGTTTCATACTGAATCGCATGTGGAGTTTGTCTTAACATTGGTATATGCTAAATGTGATGCAATTGAGAGGATAGAATTATGGGATTCATTATATGCAATGGCAAGGGATATGGATGCACCATGGCTTGTAGGAGGTGATTTCAATGTAATATGGGACGAAGAAGAGAAGTTTGGTGGGCTACCTGTGTCATTgaatgaaattgatgattttcgaCACTGCGTCAACACTTGCAATCTCTTCGACCTTGGATTTAAAGGCAgcatatttacatggtggaatgggagagcAGAGGAAGACTGTATATTCAAAAGGCTAGACAGATGCTTGGCCAATGTTGAGTTCCAACAAACATTTCCAGGAATAGAGGTGCAACATTTGTCAAAGACTGGTTCTGATCATAGTCCAATGTATCTGAAGTGTGATATTGAGACTCCACCAATAAAAAAACCTTTTAAGTTCTTGAATTTTTGGGTGGAACATGCGACCTTTAAAGATGTGGTGAAAGAGAATTGGACAGCTGATTTCAGTGCAAATCCTTATATTCTTTTTAAtcacaagttaaaaaaattaaagaaggccCTTTCATTGTGGAGTAAGGCTACATTTGGAGATATTTTCCAAAAGATAGCAAGCATGGAGGAGGTAGTGATGGTTCATGAAGCAGAATTTGAAGCAAATCCTACAGGGATGAACAGGGAAAGGCTACAAAAGGTTCAGGCAAAATTGATCAAATGTCTTGCACTAGAGGAGAAATATTGGCAACAAAAGGCAGGCATGACTTGGTTCAAGGAAGGGGATAGGAACACTAAGTTCTTCCACGCACAAGTGAGAGGTAGGAGGAAGAGACTTCAGCTTAACAGAATTCAAAATAGTGGAGGAACCTGGATTGAAGATGAACAAGAAATTGCAGAAGAGGCTATCAAATTCTACGAGGAATAG